From Argopecten irradians isolate NY chromosome 12, Ai_NY, whole genome shotgun sequence, one genomic window encodes:
- the LOC138336301 gene encoding sulfoquinovosidase-like isoform X2 — protein sequence MRTPVLCVTLVTVQLLVAVSGVKRYVFTPTQPDGFKVSINNVTIFQHTLKNPMVFVGEGQTNFIGGLGNFHIDNVIQDRIPLRKYEHITTEDKDYVLLKFDGDDFQCNVTFESTPDSDLVVSTVDVGATNYQYLWLRIYAEATEKVFGGGEQFSHFNLRERTYTPPEVVSVLRADDLKYPIWTREQGVGRDKSNLVTYYADLKTGGGGAFHTTYFPQPSFVSTRNYYLHYKDTNYIVLDFSSSTYHEIFIKGIVGKFYFKTGNSPLSLVQSLSQFQGRMPPLPDWVTSGITIGVQGGTDTMLARLKTVQDAGVKVNGLWIQDWSGDIHTSFGKRVFWNWKLNTTLYNKWNDTISDLKKQGIRVLAYVNPNLNKDGDLFKEADSLGYFIMDPRTNKTLLTNFGEFFCGSIDFTNPDAFTWYKETILKKNMIDIGLGGWMADFGEYLPTTAHFHHGEGETLHNKWPLYWAQMNRVAVQESNKEGEVVFFMRSGYSGISNYTTLMWAGDQNVNFDLADGLPSTVVAALSAGVSGIGMTHFDIGGYTTFASMGLKRTSELLIRSGEMAVFTPYMRTHEGNQPDANVQVYSNSYLLQHFARLSKAHSILANYTRAAIEEYIQTGTPVQRPMFFVDQTPNSYAAKYQYMYGPDLVVAPIVTQGATSGDIYLPQGTWVNIWDGGEYAGFTKITNLSAPLGKPLVFYNYESTYKSVFESFKDLPAPPSPPLPLPTTYPTILVPCINRAAALGSGVWWNLFVVFVIRFLKGFALSDAI from the exons ATTTTCCAGCATACTTTAAAGAACCCTATGGTGTTCGTTGGAGAAGGCCAAACTAATTTCATTGGAGGATTAGGGAATTTCCATATCGACAATGTGATACAGGATCGTATCCCTCTCCGGAAATATGAACATATTACCACAGAGGACAAAGATTATGTGCTGTTAAAATTCGATGGAGACGATTTCCAG TGTAATGTGACGTTCGAGTCTACCCCAGACAGTGACCTGGTTGTATCAACAGTAGATGTTGGCGCTACAAATTACCAATATCTGTGGCTGAGGATATACGCTGAAGCCACCGAAAAGGTGTTCGGGGGCGGGGAACAGTTTTCTCACTTCAACCTCCGGGAAAGAACATACACTCCACCGGAGGTAGTATCAGTGCTGCGGGCAGACGATCTCAAATACCCTATATGGACAAGGGAGCAAG GTGTTGGCAGGGATAAGAGTAATCTGGTGACGTATTACGCTGACCTAAAGACCGGAGGTGGTGGTGCCTTCCACACGACATATTTCCCCCAGCCATCCTTCGTGAGTACTCGGAACTACTACCTCCATTACAAGGACACTAATTACATTGTGCTTGACTTCAGCTCTTCAACTTATCACGAGATCTTCATCAAGGGCATTGTGGGTAAATTCTACTTCAAGACCGGAAACTCTCCGTTATCACTGGTGCAGTCCCTGTCTCAGTTTCAGGGCCGCATGCCTCCACTTCCGGACTGGGTCACTTCCGGTATTACAATAGGCGTCCAGGGCGGAACAGACACG ATGTTGGCCAGACTGAAGACGGTCCAGGATGCAGGTGTAAAGGTGAATGGACTCTGGATACAGGACTGGTCCGGAGATATCCACACCTCTTTCGGAAAGAGAGTTTTCTGGAACTGGAAACTcaacaccacactgtataacA AATGGAACGACACTATCTCCGACCTTAAGAAACAAGGTATACGGGTACTGGCCTATGTAAACCCGAACCTCAACAAAGACGGGGACTTATTTAAGGAGGCAGACAGTTTGGGATATTTCATTATGGACCCGAGAACTAACAAAACCCTTCTCACCAACTTTGGAGAGTTCTTCTGTGGATCCATTGACTTCACTAACCCAGACGCCTTTACGTGGTATAAAG AGACCATCCTCAAGAAGAATATGATAGACATAGGTCTGGGAGGATGGATGGCAGACTTTGGAGAGTACCTACCGACTACGGCACATTTTCACCACGGGGAAGGTGAAACACTCCATAACAAATGGCCGTTGTACTGGGCACAGATGAACAGGGTGGCAGTACAGGAATCAAATAAAGAAGGCGAAGTGGTCTTCTTTATGAGGTCTGGATATTcag GTATTTCCAACTATACGACGCTGATGTGGGCAGGTGATCAGaacgtgaactttgacctcgcAGATGGTCTACCGTCCACTGTGGTGGCAGCACTGTCGGCTGGGGTATCTGGGATCGGGATGACCCACTTCGATATTGGGGGATACACCACATTCGCCAGCATGGGACTCAAACGTACCTCGGAACTGCTCATCAGATCCGGCGAAATGGCTGTATTTACTCCATACATGCGCACACATGAAG GCAACCAACCAGATGCTAATGTACAGGTATATTCAAACTCCTACCTGCTGCAGCACTTCGCCCGTCTGTCCAAGGCTCACAGCATTCTGGCTAACTATACCAGAGCCGCAATAGAGGAATACATACAAACTGGAACACCAGTGCAGCGCCCTATGTTCTTCGTTGATCAGACACCGAATAGCTACGCTGCAAAATACCAGTATATGTACGGTCCAGACTTGGTGGTGGCTCCGATAGTCACTCAGGGCGCCACCTCGGGCGATATCTACCTTCCACAAGGAACCTGGGTAAACATATGGGACGGAGGTGAATATGCAGGGTTTACGAAAATCACTAACCTATCAGCTCCACTCGGAAAGCCTTTGGTATTTTATAATTACGAGAGTACTTATAAATCCGTATTTGAatcttttaaagatttacctgCCCCTCCGTCCCCTCCCCTTCCACTACCTACTACGTACCCAACTATCTTGGTACCATGCATTAACAGAGCGGCAGCACTTGGTAGCGGCGTTTGGTGGAATCTTTTTGTAGTCTTTGTGATTCGGTTCCTCAAGGGATTTGCATTGAGTGACGCCATATGA
- the LOC138336301 gene encoding sulfoquinovosidase-like isoform X1 translates to MYLCREVYQTQIACQNNYNDKMRTPVLCVTLVTVQLLVAVSGVKRYVFTPTQPDGFKVSINNVTIFQHTLKNPMVFVGEGQTNFIGGLGNFHIDNVIQDRIPLRKYEHITTEDKDYVLLKFDGDDFQCNVTFESTPDSDLVVSTVDVGATNYQYLWLRIYAEATEKVFGGGEQFSHFNLRERTYTPPEVVSVLRADDLKYPIWTREQGVGRDKSNLVTYYADLKTGGGGAFHTTYFPQPSFVSTRNYYLHYKDTNYIVLDFSSSTYHEIFIKGIVGKFYFKTGNSPLSLVQSLSQFQGRMPPLPDWVTSGITIGVQGGTDTMLARLKTVQDAGVKVNGLWIQDWSGDIHTSFGKRVFWNWKLNTTLYNKWNDTISDLKKQGIRVLAYVNPNLNKDGDLFKEADSLGYFIMDPRTNKTLLTNFGEFFCGSIDFTNPDAFTWYKETILKKNMIDIGLGGWMADFGEYLPTTAHFHHGEGETLHNKWPLYWAQMNRVAVQESNKEGEVVFFMRSGYSGISNYTTLMWAGDQNVNFDLADGLPSTVVAALSAGVSGIGMTHFDIGGYTTFASMGLKRTSELLIRSGEMAVFTPYMRTHEGNQPDANVQVYSNSYLLQHFARLSKAHSILANYTRAAIEEYIQTGTPVQRPMFFVDQTPNSYAAKYQYMYGPDLVVAPIVTQGATSGDIYLPQGTWVNIWDGGEYAGFTKITNLSAPLGKPLVFYNYESTYKSVFESFKDLPAPPSPPLPLPTTYPTILVPCINRAAALGSGVWWNLFVVFVIRFLKGFALSDAI, encoded by the exons ATTTTCCAGCATACTTTAAAGAACCCTATGGTGTTCGTTGGAGAAGGCCAAACTAATTTCATTGGAGGATTAGGGAATTTCCATATCGACAATGTGATACAGGATCGTATCCCTCTCCGGAAATATGAACATATTACCACAGAGGACAAAGATTATGTGCTGTTAAAATTCGATGGAGACGATTTCCAG TGTAATGTGACGTTCGAGTCTACCCCAGACAGTGACCTGGTTGTATCAACAGTAGATGTTGGCGCTACAAATTACCAATATCTGTGGCTGAGGATATACGCTGAAGCCACCGAAAAGGTGTTCGGGGGCGGGGAACAGTTTTCTCACTTCAACCTCCGGGAAAGAACATACACTCCACCGGAGGTAGTATCAGTGCTGCGGGCAGACGATCTCAAATACCCTATATGGACAAGGGAGCAAG GTGTTGGCAGGGATAAGAGTAATCTGGTGACGTATTACGCTGACCTAAAGACCGGAGGTGGTGGTGCCTTCCACACGACATATTTCCCCCAGCCATCCTTCGTGAGTACTCGGAACTACTACCTCCATTACAAGGACACTAATTACATTGTGCTTGACTTCAGCTCTTCAACTTATCACGAGATCTTCATCAAGGGCATTGTGGGTAAATTCTACTTCAAGACCGGAAACTCTCCGTTATCACTGGTGCAGTCCCTGTCTCAGTTTCAGGGCCGCATGCCTCCACTTCCGGACTGGGTCACTTCCGGTATTACAATAGGCGTCCAGGGCGGAACAGACACG ATGTTGGCCAGACTGAAGACGGTCCAGGATGCAGGTGTAAAGGTGAATGGACTCTGGATACAGGACTGGTCCGGAGATATCCACACCTCTTTCGGAAAGAGAGTTTTCTGGAACTGGAAACTcaacaccacactgtataacA AATGGAACGACACTATCTCCGACCTTAAGAAACAAGGTATACGGGTACTGGCCTATGTAAACCCGAACCTCAACAAAGACGGGGACTTATTTAAGGAGGCAGACAGTTTGGGATATTTCATTATGGACCCGAGAACTAACAAAACCCTTCTCACCAACTTTGGAGAGTTCTTCTGTGGATCCATTGACTTCACTAACCCAGACGCCTTTACGTGGTATAAAG AGACCATCCTCAAGAAGAATATGATAGACATAGGTCTGGGAGGATGGATGGCAGACTTTGGAGAGTACCTACCGACTACGGCACATTTTCACCACGGGGAAGGTGAAACACTCCATAACAAATGGCCGTTGTACTGGGCACAGATGAACAGGGTGGCAGTACAGGAATCAAATAAAGAAGGCGAAGTGGTCTTCTTTATGAGGTCTGGATATTcag GTATTTCCAACTATACGACGCTGATGTGGGCAGGTGATCAGaacgtgaactttgacctcgcAGATGGTCTACCGTCCACTGTGGTGGCAGCACTGTCGGCTGGGGTATCTGGGATCGGGATGACCCACTTCGATATTGGGGGATACACCACATTCGCCAGCATGGGACTCAAACGTACCTCGGAACTGCTCATCAGATCCGGCGAAATGGCTGTATTTACTCCATACATGCGCACACATGAAG GCAACCAACCAGATGCTAATGTACAGGTATATTCAAACTCCTACCTGCTGCAGCACTTCGCCCGTCTGTCCAAGGCTCACAGCATTCTGGCTAACTATACCAGAGCCGCAATAGAGGAATACATACAAACTGGAACACCAGTGCAGCGCCCTATGTTCTTCGTTGATCAGACACCGAATAGCTACGCTGCAAAATACCAGTATATGTACGGTCCAGACTTGGTGGTGGCTCCGATAGTCACTCAGGGCGCCACCTCGGGCGATATCTACCTTCCACAAGGAACCTGGGTAAACATATGGGACGGAGGTGAATATGCAGGGTTTACGAAAATCACTAACCTATCAGCTCCACTCGGAAAGCCTTTGGTATTTTATAATTACGAGAGTACTTATAAATCCGTATTTGAatcttttaaagatttacctgCCCCTCCGTCCCCTCCCCTTCCACTACCTACTACGTACCCAACTATCTTGGTACCATGCATTAACAGAGCGGCAGCACTTGGTAGCGGCGTTTGGTGGAATCTTTTTGTAGTCTTTGTGATTCGGTTCCTCAAGGGATTTGCATTGAGTGACGCCATATGA
- the LOC138336301 gene encoding sulfoquinovosidase-like isoform X3 yields the protein MYLCREVYQTQIACQNNYNDKMRTPVLCVTLVTVQLLVAVSGVKRYVFTPTQPDGFKVSINNVTIFQHTLKNPMVFVGEGQTNFIGGLGNFHIDNVIQDRIPLRKYEHITTEDKDYVLLKFDGDDFQCNVTFESTPDSDLVVSTVDVGATNYQYLWLRIYAEATEKVFGGGEQFSHFNLRERTYTPPEVVSVLRADDLKYPIWTREQGVGRDKSNLVTYYADLKTGGGGAFHTTYFPQPSFVSTRNYYLHYKDTNYIVLDFSSSTYHEIFIKGIVGKFYFKTGNSPLSLVQSLSQFQGRMPPLPDWVTSGITIGVQGGTDTMLARLKTVQDAGVKVNGLWIQDWSGDIHTSFGKRVFWNWKLNTTLYNKWNDTISDLKKQGIRVLAYVNPNLNKDGDLFKEADSLGYFIMDPRTNKTLLTNFGEFFCGSIDFTNPDAFTWYKETILKKNMIDIGLGGWMADFGEYLPTTAHFHHGEGETLHNKWPLYWAQMNRVAVQESNKEGEVVFFMRSGYSGISNYTTLMWAGDQNVNFDLADGLPSTVVAALSAGVSGIGMTHFDIGGYTTFASMGLKRTSELLIRSGEMAVFTPYMRTHEGNQPDANVQVYSNSYLLQHFARLSKAHSILANYTRAAIEEYIQTGTPVQRPMFFVDQTPNSYAAKYQYMYGPDLVVAPIVTQGATSGDIYLPQGTWVNIWDGDSPHTTYLRST from the exons ATTTTCCAGCATACTTTAAAGAACCCTATGGTGTTCGTTGGAGAAGGCCAAACTAATTTCATTGGAGGATTAGGGAATTTCCATATCGACAATGTGATACAGGATCGTATCCCTCTCCGGAAATATGAACATATTACCACAGAGGACAAAGATTATGTGCTGTTAAAATTCGATGGAGACGATTTCCAG TGTAATGTGACGTTCGAGTCTACCCCAGACAGTGACCTGGTTGTATCAACAGTAGATGTTGGCGCTACAAATTACCAATATCTGTGGCTGAGGATATACGCTGAAGCCACCGAAAAGGTGTTCGGGGGCGGGGAACAGTTTTCTCACTTCAACCTCCGGGAAAGAACATACACTCCACCGGAGGTAGTATCAGTGCTGCGGGCAGACGATCTCAAATACCCTATATGGACAAGGGAGCAAG GTGTTGGCAGGGATAAGAGTAATCTGGTGACGTATTACGCTGACCTAAAGACCGGAGGTGGTGGTGCCTTCCACACGACATATTTCCCCCAGCCATCCTTCGTGAGTACTCGGAACTACTACCTCCATTACAAGGACACTAATTACATTGTGCTTGACTTCAGCTCTTCAACTTATCACGAGATCTTCATCAAGGGCATTGTGGGTAAATTCTACTTCAAGACCGGAAACTCTCCGTTATCACTGGTGCAGTCCCTGTCTCAGTTTCAGGGCCGCATGCCTCCACTTCCGGACTGGGTCACTTCCGGTATTACAATAGGCGTCCAGGGCGGAACAGACACG ATGTTGGCCAGACTGAAGACGGTCCAGGATGCAGGTGTAAAGGTGAATGGACTCTGGATACAGGACTGGTCCGGAGATATCCACACCTCTTTCGGAAAGAGAGTTTTCTGGAACTGGAAACTcaacaccacactgtataacA AATGGAACGACACTATCTCCGACCTTAAGAAACAAGGTATACGGGTACTGGCCTATGTAAACCCGAACCTCAACAAAGACGGGGACTTATTTAAGGAGGCAGACAGTTTGGGATATTTCATTATGGACCCGAGAACTAACAAAACCCTTCTCACCAACTTTGGAGAGTTCTTCTGTGGATCCATTGACTTCACTAACCCAGACGCCTTTACGTGGTATAAAG AGACCATCCTCAAGAAGAATATGATAGACATAGGTCTGGGAGGATGGATGGCAGACTTTGGAGAGTACCTACCGACTACGGCACATTTTCACCACGGGGAAGGTGAAACACTCCATAACAAATGGCCGTTGTACTGGGCACAGATGAACAGGGTGGCAGTACAGGAATCAAATAAAGAAGGCGAAGTGGTCTTCTTTATGAGGTCTGGATATTcag GTATTTCCAACTATACGACGCTGATGTGGGCAGGTGATCAGaacgtgaactttgacctcgcAGATGGTCTACCGTCCACTGTGGTGGCAGCACTGTCGGCTGGGGTATCTGGGATCGGGATGACCCACTTCGATATTGGGGGATACACCACATTCGCCAGCATGGGACTCAAACGTACCTCGGAACTGCTCATCAGATCCGGCGAAATGGCTGTATTTACTCCATACATGCGCACACATGAAG GCAACCAACCAGATGCTAATGTACAGGTATATTCAAACTCCTACCTGCTGCAGCACTTCGCCCGTCTGTCCAAGGCTCACAGCATTCTGGCTAACTATACCAGAGCCGCAATAGAGGAATACATACAAACTGGAACACCAGTGCAGCGCCCTATGTTCTTCGTTGATCAGACACCGAATAGCTACGCTGCAAAATACCAGTATATGTACGGTCCAGACTTGGTGGTGGCTCCGATAGTCACTCAGGGCGCCACCTCGGGCGATATCTACCTTCCACAAGGAACCTGGGTAAACATATGGGACGGAG ATTCTCCACATACGACATATCTGAGGAGTACATAG